The following proteins come from a genomic window of Azospirillum humicireducens:
- a CDS encoding efflux RND transporter permease subunit yields MVLSDISIRRPVLATVMSLALMLIGIVSYQRLSVREYPKIDEPVVTVETTYKGASAQIIESQVTQTLEDSLAGIEGIDVMSSISRAEKSQITLRFRLDRNVDVAASDVRDRVGRVRAALPSEIDEPVIAKVEADAQPIIYLAFSSDRHSPLEVTDFADRYVKDRLQNLPGVAQVRIFGERRFAMRLWLDPQRMAAYRVTPQDVENALRRQNVEIPAGRVESVAREFTVVSETDLRSPAEFEAIILRDDSGYLVRLRDVGRAELGALDERVSARFNGRGAVAIGVVKQSTANPLDVSKAVNDALPKIRAALPDGMGVDVGYDSSVFIAKSIDAVFHTILEAIVLVVLVIFFFLRSLRATLVPLVTIPVSLIGGFALMYAFGFSINTLTLLSMVLAIGLVVDDAIVMLENIFRYVEEGMPPFQAALKGSREIGFAVIAMTITLAAVYAPIGFMTGRTGRLFTEFALTLAGAVIVSGFVALTLSPMMCSKLLKHETKHGLLYRAIERFLEGMTNGYRGLLRLSLRARPLVLLVGFAVAAASYVLFNGLKSELAPVEDRGTIVGIAIAPEGSTLDYTMGYAQQMEALFRQIPVLEKFFVVVGFPVVNQGIAFVRLIDWDLRDVKQQAITAQLFPKMFGIPGILGFVTNPPSLGQSPTEKPVNFVIQTSLPFEELQAMVNAMMAEARNFPGLVNLDTDLKLNKPELKVSLDRDKAADLGVDVDTVGRTLETLLGGRQVTRFKKDGKQYDVIVQVANVDRRNPDDIAGIYVRGGTSATGGAGQMISLANLVKVEERVAPKELNHFNKLRSATITATLAPGTSLGEALAVMQAAANKVLPATAQTDYAGQSREFRESATGLYFVFVLALAFIYLVLAAQFESFIDPFVIMLTVPLSMTGALAALQMSGGTMNVYSQIGLVTLVGLITKHGILIVEFANQLQRGGTDIRKAVEEAAVLRLRPILMTTGAMVLGALPLAYAQGAGAESRQAIGAVIVGGMTLGTLLTLFVVPTVYSYLARKRPMEDESDGTGEAHGVAHPPAHPAE; encoded by the coding sequence ATGGTCCTCTCCGACATCTCGATCCGCCGCCCGGTGCTGGCGACGGTGATGAGCCTCGCCCTGATGCTGATCGGCATCGTGTCGTACCAGCGCCTGTCGGTGCGCGAATATCCCAAGATCGACGAGCCGGTCGTCACGGTGGAGACGACCTACAAGGGCGCCTCGGCCCAGATCATCGAAAGCCAGGTGACGCAGACGCTGGAGGACAGCCTCGCCGGCATCGAGGGCATCGACGTGATGTCTTCGATCAGCCGGGCGGAGAAGTCTCAGATCACCCTGCGCTTCCGGCTGGACCGCAATGTCGATGTCGCCGCCAGCGACGTGCGCGACCGGGTGGGCCGCGTCCGCGCCGCCCTGCCGTCGGAGATCGACGAGCCGGTGATCGCCAAGGTCGAGGCCGACGCCCAGCCGATCATCTATCTCGCCTTCTCCTCCGACCGGCATTCGCCGCTGGAGGTGACGGATTTCGCCGACCGTTACGTGAAGGACCGGCTGCAGAACCTGCCCGGTGTCGCCCAGGTCCGCATCTTCGGCGAACGGCGCTTCGCCATGCGGCTGTGGCTCGACCCGCAGCGGATGGCCGCCTACCGGGTGACGCCGCAGGATGTCGAGAACGCGCTGCGCCGGCAGAATGTGGAAATCCCGGCCGGGCGCGTCGAAAGCGTCGCGCGCGAGTTCACCGTGGTGTCGGAAACCGACCTGCGCAGCCCGGCCGAGTTCGAGGCCATCATCCTGCGCGACGATTCCGGCTATCTGGTCCGCCTGCGCGACGTCGGCCGGGCGGAGCTGGGGGCGCTGGACGAGCGGGTCAGCGCGCGCTTCAACGGCCGCGGCGCCGTCGCCATCGGCGTGGTCAAGCAATCCACCGCCAACCCGCTGGACGTGTCGAAGGCGGTCAACGACGCTCTGCCGAAGATCCGCGCCGCCCTGCCCGACGGCATGGGGGTGGATGTCGGCTACGACAGCTCCGTCTTCATCGCCAAATCGATCGATGCGGTGTTCCACACCATCCTGGAAGCGATCGTCCTGGTCGTTCTGGTGATCTTCTTCTTCCTGCGCTCGCTGCGGGCGACGCTGGTGCCGCTGGTCACCATCCCGGTGTCGCTGATCGGCGGTTTCGCCCTGATGTACGCCTTCGGCTTCTCCATCAACACGCTGACCCTGCTGTCGATGGTGCTGGCCATCGGCCTCGTCGTCGACGACGCCATCGTCATGCTGGAGAACATCTTCCGCTATGTCGAGGAGGGAATGCCCCCCTTCCAGGCGGCGCTGAAGGGATCGCGCGAGATCGGCTTCGCCGTCATCGCCATGACGATCACGCTGGCGGCGGTGTACGCCCCCATCGGCTTCATGACCGGCCGCACCGGGCGGCTGTTCACCGAGTTCGCGCTGACGCTGGCCGGTGCGGTCATCGTGTCCGGCTTCGTCGCGCTGACGCTGTCGCCGATGATGTGCTCCAAGCTGTTGAAGCACGAGACGAAGCACGGCCTCCTCTACCGCGCCATCGAGCGCTTTCTGGAGGGGATGACCAACGGCTACCGCGGTCTGCTGCGCCTGTCGCTGCGGGCGCGGCCGCTGGTGCTGCTGGTCGGTTTCGCCGTCGCCGCGGCCAGCTATGTGCTGTTCAACGGCCTGAAGTCGGAGCTGGCGCCGGTGGAGGACCGCGGCACCATCGTCGGCATCGCCATCGCGCCGGAAGGCTCGACGCTGGACTACACCATGGGCTACGCCCAGCAGATGGAGGCGCTGTTCCGTCAGATCCCGGTGCTGGAGAAGTTCTTTGTCGTCGTCGGCTTTCCGGTGGTCAACCAGGGCATCGCCTTCGTCCGCCTGATCGACTGGGATCTGCGCGACGTGAAGCAGCAGGCGATCACCGCCCAGCTGTTCCCCAAGATGTTCGGCATCCCTGGAATCCTGGGCTTCGTCACCAACCCGCCGTCGCTGGGCCAGAGCCCGACCGAGAAGCCGGTGAACTTCGTCATCCAGACCTCTCTGCCCTTCGAGGAGTTGCAGGCGATGGTCAACGCCATGATGGCGGAGGCCCGCAACTTCCCCGGCCTGGTCAACCTTGACACCGATTTGAAGCTGAACAAGCCGGAACTGAAGGTGTCGCTGGACCGTGACAAGGCGGCCGACCTGGGGGTGGATGTCGACACCGTCGGCCGCACGCTGGAGACGCTGCTGGGCGGCAGGCAGGTGACGCGCTTCAAGAAGGACGGCAAGCAGTATGACGTGATCGTGCAGGTGGCGAACGTCGACCGCCGCAACCCGGACGACATCGCCGGCATCTATGTGCGCGGCGGCACCAGCGCAACGGGCGGAGCGGGACAGATGATCTCGCTGGCCAATCTGGTGAAGGTCGAGGAGCGGGTGGCGCCAAAGGAGCTGAACCACTTCAACAAGCTGCGTTCCGCCACAATCACCGCGACGCTGGCACCGGGGACCTCGCTGGGCGAGGCGCTGGCGGTCATGCAGGCGGCGGCGAACAAGGTGCTGCCGGCCACCGCCCAGACCGACTATGCCGGCCAGAGCCGCGAATTCCGCGAATCCGCCACCGGGCTCTATTTCGTCTTCGTGCTGGCGCTGGCCTTCATCTATCTGGTGCTGGCCGCACAGTTCGAGAGCTTCATCGACCCCTTCGTCATCATGCTGACGGTGCCGCTGTCGATGACCGGCGCGCTGGCGGCGCTGCAGATGAGCGGCGGGACGATGAACGTCTACAGCCAGATCGGCCTCGTCACGCTGGTCGGCCTCATCACCAAGCACGGCATCCTGATCGTGGAGTTCGCCAACCAGCTCCAGCGCGGCGGGACCGACATCCGCAAGGCGGTGGAGGAGGCGGCCGTCCTGCGCCTGCGTCCGATCCTGATGACCACCGGCGCCATGGTGCTGGGCGCTCTGCCGCTGGCCTATGCGCAAGGGGCCGGCGCGGAAAGCCGGCAGGCCATCGGTGCCGTGATCGTCGGCGGCATGACCTTGGGCACGCTGCTGACCCTGTTCGTGGTGCCGACGGTCTACAGCTATCTTGCCCGCAAGAGGCCGATGGAGGATGAATCGGACGGGACGGGCGAAGCGCATGGTGTGGCCCATCCGCCTGCACATCCTGCCGAGTGA
- a CDS encoding efflux RND transporter periplasmic adaptor subunit, protein MRHTLRIAALLVLAALAGGAYWYFVKQGGTVAGLTAMLSGAVSGGAPAPGGASGAAKPPGSAPPMPVEAVPVRIGTVERTVTAVGSLLSNESVVIRPEIAGRISEIAFKEGQRVAKGSVLVRLDDAIARATLAQAQASIAFSRAELSRADQLVRQNSGPLRNREQASAKLLADEAAVQLAKAQLEKQVITAPFDGVLGLRKVSVGDFVQAGKDIVNLEDIDTLKLDFRVPEMFLPAVKVGQTVKVAVDAFGGRGFDGTVYAIDPLVDVNGRALAIRARVPNPDGALRPGLFARVSLTLTTVPDAVLVPEQSIVAFGKDQFVFKVVDGKAAQTRVTLGERRNAEVEISKGLTPGDMVVTAGQLKIRDGAPVAVLPAKPAANKSTGS, encoded by the coding sequence ATGCGCCACACGCTTCGCATCGCTGCTCTCCTCGTCCTGGCGGCTCTCGCCGGCGGGGCCTACTGGTATTTCGTGAAGCAGGGCGGGACCGTCGCCGGGCTGACTGCGATGCTGAGCGGCGCCGTGTCCGGCGGCGCGCCGGCTCCGGGCGGCGCCTCCGGGGCAGCCAAGCCGCCGGGCAGCGCCCCGCCGATGCCGGTGGAGGCGGTTCCCGTCCGCATCGGAACGGTGGAGCGGACCGTCACCGCGGTCGGTTCGCTGCTGTCCAACGAATCGGTGGTGATCCGGCCCGAGATCGCCGGCCGCATCAGCGAGATCGCCTTCAAGGAGGGGCAGCGGGTCGCCAAGGGCAGCGTGCTGGTCCGGCTGGACGATGCCATCGCCCGTGCCACCCTTGCCCAGGCCCAGGCGAGCATCGCCTTCTCCCGCGCCGAGCTGTCGCGCGCCGACCAGCTGGTCCGCCAGAACAGCGGTCCGCTGCGCAACCGGGAACAGGCCTCCGCCAAGCTGCTGGCCGACGAGGCTGCGGTGCAGCTGGCCAAGGCGCAGCTGGAGAAGCAGGTCATCACCGCGCCCTTCGACGGGGTGCTGGGCCTGCGCAAGGTGTCGGTCGGCGACTTCGTCCAGGCCGGCAAGGACATCGTCAATCTGGAGGACATCGACACGCTGAAGCTGGACTTCCGCGTGCCGGAGATGTTCCTGCCGGCGGTGAAGGTCGGCCAGACGGTGAAGGTGGCGGTGGATGCCTTCGGCGGGCGCGGCTTCGACGGCACGGTCTACGCCATCGACCCTCTGGTGGATGTGAACGGCCGCGCGCTGGCGATCCGCGCCCGCGTGCCGAATCCCGACGGCGCGCTGCGCCCCGGCCTGTTCGCCCGCGTGTCGCTGACGTTGACCACGGTGCCGGACGCGGTTCTGGTGCCCGAACAGTCCATCGTCGCCTTCGGCAAGGATCAGTTCGTCTTCAAGGTGGTGGACGGCAAGGCCGCCCAGACCCGTGTCACTCTGGGCGAACGCCGCAACGCCGAGGTGGAGATCTCCAAGGGCCTCACCCCCGGCGACATGGTGGTCACCGCCGGCCAGCTGAAGATCCGCGACGGCGCGCCGGTCGCCGTGCTGCCGGCCAAACCGGCGGCCAACAAGTCGACGGGGAGCTGA
- the folK gene encoding 2-amino-4-hydroxy-6-hydroxymethyldihydropteridine diphosphokinase, producing MAELTPTPSSPVTVHLALGGNMGDRAANLAEAIRRLGGAVEIDAQSALYETAPMYVTDQPAFLNMAVRGTTRLDPQALLRFIKDIESTLGRDLGGLRFGPRPIDIDILLYGDRVLTEPELEVPHPRMVERAFVLCPLADIAADVLHPVLNRRIDALRDEVPGRETVLRIAEGL from the coding sequence ATGGCCGAGCTTACGCCTACCCCCTCCTCTCCCGTCACCGTCCATCTGGCGCTGGGCGGCAACATGGGCGACCGCGCCGCCAATCTGGCGGAGGCGATCCGCCGGCTGGGCGGGGCGGTGGAGATCGACGCCCAGTCGGCCCTCTACGAGACGGCGCCGATGTATGTGACGGACCAGCCGGCCTTCCTCAACATGGCGGTGCGCGGCACCACCCGGCTGGATCCGCAGGCGCTGCTTCGCTTCATCAAGGACATCGAGTCGACGCTTGGCCGCGACCTGGGCGGGCTTCGTTTCGGCCCGCGCCCCATCGACATCGACATCCTGCTCTATGGCGACCGGGTGCTGACCGAACCGGAACTGGAGGTCCCCCACCCCCGCATGGTGGAGCGCGCCTTCGTCCTCTGCCCGCTGGCCGACATCGCCGCCGATGTCCTGCATCCGGTGCTGAACCGCCGCATCGACGCATTGCGCGACGAGGTGCCGGGGCGCGAGACCGTGCTGCGGATCGCCGAAGGGCTCTGA
- a CDS encoding c-type cytochrome, producing MKKLLMGVATLAAIVTGAGAAQAADAAAGKDVFKVCMACHTTEQGKNKVGPSLFGVVGRPAASIDGFKYSNPMKEKAAGGLAWSAENLDAYIKAPKEIVPGGTMAFAGLKDDTKRADLIAFLAEQK from the coding sequence ATGAAGAAGCTGTTGATGGGCGTAGCCACCCTCGCCGCGATCGTGACGGGTGCCGGTGCCGCCCAGGCCGCCGACGCCGCCGCCGGCAAGGATGTCTTCAAGGTTTGCATGGCCTGCCACACCACCGAGCAGGGCAAGAACAAGGTCGGTCCGTCGCTGTTCGGCGTCGTCGGCCGTCCGGCCGCGTCGATCGACGGCTTCAAGTATTCGAACCCGATGAAGGAAAAGGCCGCCGGCGGCCTGGCCTGGAGCGCGGAGAACCTGGACGCCTACATCAAGGCCCCGAAGGAAATCGTCCCCGGCGGCACCATGGCCTTCGCCGGCCTGAAGGACGACACCAAGCGCGCCGACCTGATCGCCTTCCTGGCCGAGCAGAAGTAA
- a CDS encoding SRPBCC family protein, with product MDMSGSHRIEASREAVWAALNDPDILRQCIPGCEEVVRQSDTEMTAKVVAKVGPVSAKFAGKVTLSDLDPPNGYTITGEGSGGAAGFGKGGATVALSDEGGATLLTYTAKAQVGGKLAQIGSRLVDATARKMAEEFFARFTQIVGPAPAEAAPADPAPAATPASADPKPAARMAEPPPEIPLPLPVGRGGGIGTGSGGFYVPWAALLLVVVLLASLALIH from the coding sequence ATGGATATGAGCGGAAGCCACCGGATCGAGGCCAGCCGCGAGGCGGTGTGGGCGGCGCTGAACGATCCGGACATCCTGCGCCAGTGCATTCCCGGCTGCGAGGAGGTGGTCCGGCAGTCGGATACCGAGATGACCGCCAAGGTCGTGGCCAAGGTCGGCCCGGTCAGCGCCAAATTCGCCGGCAAGGTCACATTGTCGGACCTCGATCCGCCCAACGGCTACACCATCACCGGCGAAGGATCGGGCGGGGCCGCCGGTTTCGGCAAGGGCGGCGCCACCGTGGCGCTGTCCGACGAAGGCGGCGCCACCCTGCTGACCTACACCGCCAAGGCGCAGGTCGGCGGCAAGCTGGCGCAGATCGGGTCGCGGCTGGTCGACGCCACTGCGCGCAAGATGGCGGAGGAGTTCTTCGCGCGCTTCACCCAGATCGTCGGCCCGGCGCCGGCCGAGGCCGCGCCCGCCGATCCGGCCCCGGCGGCCACCCCCGCAAGCGCCGACCCGAAGCCGGCGGCACGCATGGCGGAGCCGCCCCCGGAAATTCCGCTGCCTCTCCCGGTCGGGCGCGGCGGAGGAATCGGGACCGGAAGCGGCGGTTTCTACGTTCCGTGGGCGGCACTTCTTTTGGTTGTGGTCCTGCTCGCATCGCTTGCTTTGATTCACTAG
- a CDS encoding response regulator codes for MASVLIIDDDDVARAVLLRTMTMAGHEAVGARDGMEGMARFREHSADRSPHRPIDLVITDIFMPNQEGLATIMELRRASPSLKIIAISGGGVRASLDVLPVAEALGAHRTLRKPFTPAEVMEAVRAVLEG; via the coding sequence ATGGCGAGCGTGCTGATCATCGACGACGACGACGTGGCGCGGGCGGTGCTTCTGCGCACGATGACGATGGCCGGCCACGAGGCGGTCGGTGCGCGCGACGGCATGGAGGGGATGGCACGTTTCCGTGAGCATTCCGCCGACCGCTCCCCCCACCGACCCATCGATCTCGTCATCACCGACATCTTCATGCCGAATCAGGAAGGGCTGGCGACGATCATGGAGCTTCGGCGGGCCTCGCCGTCCCTGAAGATCATTGCGATTTCCGGCGGCGGCGTCCGCGCCTCGCTGGACGTGCTGCCGGTGGCCGAGGCGCTGGGCGCGCACCGGACCCTGCGCAAGCCCTTCACCCCGGCCGAGGTGATGGAAGCCGTGCGCGCCGTTCTGGAGGGCTGA
- a CDS encoding glycosyltransferase family 2 protein produces MHGNGMGQGAPAKTPSKTLAGMPRSPSTGVSVIIAAHRAHDTIVRAVQSLLDQDWTAWEAVIVSDDGTDYRPTLQAAGIDDPRLVFTGTGRVGAGAPAARNAGLDAAQLALVAPLDADDRFRPGRLSALAPLALAHGATFDNVAVVRDEDDSPLLCLYGEGQAPARLDGGGFLATSVPMFPVVRRDLVPHWDEDVNFCDDVVFNVRVLDAAGPVPLVATPFYEYRQRAGSITFSADSGERAEHCYRHVLNRLAGDGLGIRNRGLRQRFTQAIAAKRARNAAYEAAFRAGRCANFQEFLALGEG; encoded by the coding sequence ATGCACGGGAACGGAATGGGGCAGGGCGCACCCGCCAAGACGCCCTCCAAGACGCTCGCCGGGATGCCCCGCAGCCCATCGACGGGCGTTTCGGTGATCATCGCCGCCCACCGCGCCCATGACACCATCGTCCGGGCGGTGCAAAGTCTGCTGGACCAGGACTGGACGGCATGGGAGGCGGTGATCGTCAGCGACGACGGCACCGACTACCGCCCGACCCTGCAGGCAGCCGGGATCGACGACCCGCGGCTGGTCTTCACCGGCACCGGCCGGGTGGGCGCCGGGGCGCCCGCCGCCCGCAATGCCGGGCTGGATGCTGCGCAGCTGGCGTTGGTGGCGCCGCTGGATGCCGACGACCGGTTCCGCCCCGGCCGGCTGTCCGCCCTGGCGCCGCTGGCGCTTGCCCATGGCGCTACCTTCGACAATGTCGCGGTGGTGCGCGACGAGGACGATTCGCCGCTGCTGTGCCTGTATGGGGAGGGGCAGGCGCCGGCACGGCTGGACGGCGGTGGGTTCCTGGCAACCTCGGTGCCGATGTTTCCGGTGGTGCGGCGCGATCTGGTTCCGCATTGGGACGAGGACGTGAATTTCTGCGACGATGTGGTGTTCAATGTCCGGGTGCTCGACGCCGCCGGACCGGTGCCGCTGGTGGCGACGCCATTCTACGAATACCGCCAGCGTGCCGGTTCCATCACCTTCTCCGCGGACAGCGGGGAGCGGGCGGAGCACTGCTACCGCCATGTGCTGAACCGGCTGGCCGGCGACGGCCTGGGCATCCGGAACCGGGGGCTGCGCCAGCGGTTCACGCAAGCCATCGCCGCCAAGCGCGCCCGCAATGCCGCATACGAAGCCGCCTTCAGGGCCGGACGTTGCGCCAATTTTCAGGAATTCCTGGCGCTTGGGGAAGGATGA
- a CDS encoding ATP-dependent Clp protease proteolytic subunit, with protein sequence MAQVGYTRFDDEPEKEPDEKSKESAQPQFAAVQQSLFKARTVLIFGQIDMKLAQGVSAQLLALAHENDDDITVVVNSPGGHVEAGDTIHDMIRFIKPRVKMLGTGWVASAGCHIYLAAKKEDRFCLPNTRFLIHQPLGGTGGRATDIAIEAKEIIRMRERLNKIIARETGQPYEKVAKDTDRNYWMLADEAKEYGIVSHVIDTMDELK encoded by the coding sequence ATGGCGCAGGTCGGATACACCCGGTTCGACGACGAACCTGAAAAGGAACCGGACGAGAAGTCGAAGGAAAGCGCCCAGCCGCAGTTCGCCGCCGTGCAGCAGAGCCTGTTCAAGGCGCGCACGGTCCTGATCTTCGGTCAGATCGATATGAAGCTGGCGCAGGGCGTGTCGGCCCAGCTGCTGGCGCTCGCCCATGAGAATGACGACGACATCACCGTCGTGGTCAACTCGCCGGGCGGCCATGTCGAGGCGGGCGACACCATCCACGACATGATCCGCTTCATCAAGCCGCGGGTGAAGATGCTGGGCACGGGCTGGGTCGCCAGCGCCGGCTGCCACATCTATCTGGCGGCGAAGAAGGAAGACCGGTTCTGCCTGCCGAACACCCGCTTCCTGATCCACCAGCCGCTGGGCGGAACGGGCGGCCGGGCGACGGACATCGCCATCGAGGCGAAGGAAATCATCCGGATGCGCGAGCGTCTGAACAAGATCATCGCGCGGGAGACCGGGCAGCCTTACGAAAAGGTCGCCAAGGACACCGACCGGAACTATTGGATGCTCGCCGACGAGGCAAAGGAATACGGCATCGTCAGCCATGTCATCGACACCATGGACGAGCTGAAGTAG